One genomic window of Thioclava sp. GXIMD4216 includes the following:
- a CDS encoding SLC13 family permease codes for MTIHAACPSPVLRDIRGAGTMVAILVAVTILLWASGRLPEYLTALIFFAAAMMFSVAPASVIFSGFASAAFWLVLSGYVIGLAIAKTGLAARAARVLAMRLGQSYPRLVFGTIALSYGLAFVMPSNMGRIALLMPVILALAEETGLVPGRPGRVGLALATALGTFQLSASVLPANVPNLVMLGAVETSYGLHLSYFPYLLANLPVLGLLKGAVLGACVLLMFRDRLTLRPAESPQIPITAAEKRLALLLVVTLGLWLSDSLHKIAPAWIGLAAACLCLLPKVGFVSGEEFGTKVNHRSALYVAAILGLAALVAQSGLGARIGAGLLAYAPLDAQGRYSDVVTLAGLAGLLNFVVTANGVPALFTPLAQALADGSGLPLSGVLMLQVVGFSTPLLPYQAAPIVVAMGLARVPLRAGIRLCLSMALLTYLLLLPLHYGWLHLLGWI; via the coding sequence TTGACAATACATGCCGCCTGCCCATCACCCGTCCTGAGGGATATTCGGGGAGCGGGGACGATGGTTGCGATTCTGGTGGCGGTGACGATCCTGCTATGGGCCAGTGGCAGGCTGCCCGAATATCTGACGGCACTGATCTTCTTTGCTGCGGCAATGATGTTTTCGGTCGCGCCGGCTTCGGTCATCTTTTCGGGCTTTGCCTCGGCGGCATTCTGGCTGGTCCTGAGCGGCTATGTGATCGGTCTGGCCATCGCCAAGACGGGGCTTGCCGCGCGGGCTGCGCGGGTGCTGGCGATGCGGCTGGGGCAGTCCTATCCGCGGCTGGTCTTCGGAACGATCGCGCTCAGCTACGGGCTGGCCTTTGTCATGCCGTCCAATATGGGGCGTATCGCATTGCTGATGCCGGTTATTCTGGCGCTGGCGGAGGAAACGGGGTTGGTGCCGGGGCGTCCGGGGCGGGTCGGTCTGGCACTGGCCACCGCTCTGGGCACCTTTCAGCTATCGGCTTCGGTGCTGCCTGCGAATGTGCCCAATCTGGTGATGCTGGGGGCGGTCGAGACAAGCTATGGCCTGCATCTGTCCTATTTCCCCTATCTTCTGGCCAATCTGCCGGTTCTGGGGCTACTGAAGGGGGCCGTGCTCGGGGCGTGTGTTCTCCTTATGTTCCGTGATCGGTTGACCCTGCGGCCTGCCGAAAGCCCCCAGATACCGATCACGGCGGCAGAGAAGCGGCTGGCGCTGTTGCTGGTGGTGACGCTTGGGCTGTGGTTGAGCGATTCCCTGCATAAGATCGCGCCTGCATGGATCGGTCTGGCAGCAGCCTGTCTGTGCCTGCTACCAAAGGTCGGTTTTGTCAGCGGCGAGGAATTCGGCACCAAGGTGAACCATAGAAGCGCGCTTTATGTCGCGGCAATTCTGGGACTTGCGGCGCTGGTGGCGCAAAGCGGGCTGGGCGCGCGGATCGGGGCAGGGCTTCTGGCCTATGCGCCATTGGATGCGCAGGGGCGCTATAGCGATGTGGTGACGCTGGCCGGTCTGGCGGGGCTGTTGAATTTTGTGGTAACCGCTAATGGTGTGCCCGCGCTGTTCACTCCGCTGGCACAGGCTCTTGCCGATGGAAGCGGGCTGCCGCTCTCGGGGGTACTGATGCTGCAGGTCGTCGGATTTTCGACCCCGCTTCTGCCCTATCAGGCCGCGCCGATCGTTGTGGCAATGGGATTAGCGCGTGTGCCGCTTCGGGCGGGGATCCGCTTGTGCCTGAGCATGGCCTTGCTGACCTATCTCCTTCTGCTACCGCTGCATTATGGCTGGCTGCACCTGCTGGGCTGGATTTAG
- a CDS encoding orotate phosphoribosyltransferase, producing MIPASFPPKEEIARLTARMLLEIKAVHFNAREPFTLASGLPSPTYIDCRKLISFPRIRSTLMDFMAVTVMREAGFEAFDNVAGGETAGIPFAAMVAERLALPMTYVRKKPKGYGRNARIEGAMSEGERVLLIEDLTTDGGSKLSFVDAIRETGATCGHTSVIFYYGIFDETIPNLREHGVELSYLCTWWDVLAEARAQGAFDAETLDEVEAFLKAPRAWQDANKKD from the coding sequence ATGATCCCCGCAAGCTTCCCCCCGAAAGAAGAGATCGCCCGCCTGACCGCGCGTATGCTGCTGGAAATCAAGGCCGTGCATTTCAATGCCCGCGAACCCTTCACGCTGGCCTCGGGCCTGCCGTCCCCCACCTATATTGACTGCCGCAAGCTGATCAGCTTCCCGCGTATCCGCTCGACGCTGATGGATTTCATGGCGGTGACCGTGATGCGCGAGGCGGGCTTTGAGGCATTCGACAATGTGGCCGGTGGCGAGACCGCAGGCATTCCCTTCGCCGCGATGGTGGCGGAACGTCTGGCCCTGCCGATGACCTATGTGCGCAAAAAGCCCAAGGGTTATGGCCGCAATGCCCGTATCGAGGGCGCGATGTCCGAAGGCGAACGCGTTCTGCTGATCGAGGATCTGACCACGGATGGCGGCTCGAAACTGTCCTTCGTGGATGCGATCCGCGAGACGGGCGCGACCTGCGGCCACACTTCGGTGATCTTCTATTACGGCATCTTTGACGAGACGATCCCGAACCTGCGCGAACATGGCGTCGAACTCTCCTATCTGTGCACCTGGTGGGACGTTCTGGCCGAGGCGCGCGCCCAAGGCGCCTTTGACGCCGAGACGCTGGACGAGGTCGAGGCCTTCCTCAAAGCGCCGCGCGCGTGGCAGGATGCTAATAAAAAAGACTGA
- the pyrC gene encoding dihydroorotase codes for MTQITIPRPDDWHLHLRDGAMLKAVAPETARHFGRAIIMPNLVPPVVTGAQASAYRDRILKALPEGAEFEPLMVLYLTEDTDPEDVAAAHASGLVKAVKLYPAGATTNSASGVKDFDKVRPVLEKMAEIGLPLCVHGEVTAPEIDIFDREAVFIDRVLDPVLRAVKGLRVVMEHVTTKDGVEYVKSQGEDMGATITTHHLIINRNHILVGGIKPHYYCLPVAKREVHRLALVEAATSGNPHFFLGTDSAPHTDNAKENPCGCAGCFTATNTMALLAHVFEAEGKLENLAKFASENGPAFYRLPVNAATLTLTKTDEAAQWPAKIAVEDSPVTVFDPGFPCFWHVQD; via the coding sequence ATGACCCAGATCACCATTCCCCGCCCCGATGACTGGCACCTGCATCTGCGCGATGGCGCGATGCTGAAGGCCGTCGCCCCCGAGACCGCCCGCCATTTCGGCCGCGCGATCATCATGCCCAATCTGGTGCCGCCGGTCGTGACCGGCGCTCAGGCCTCTGCTTACCGCGACCGTATCCTGAAGGCTCTGCCCGAAGGCGCGGAGTTCGAGCCGCTGATGGTGCTTTACCTCACCGAGGATACCGACCCGGAGGATGTGGCGGCAGCCCATGCCTCGGGTCTGGTGAAAGCGGTGAAGCTGTATCCCGCAGGCGCCACCACCAATTCGGCCTCGGGTGTGAAGGACTTCGACAAGGTCCGCCCCGTGCTGGAGAAAATGGCCGAGATCGGCCTGCCGCTTTGTGTGCATGGCGAGGTGACCGCGCCCGAGATCGATATCTTCGACCGTGAGGCCGTGTTCATTGACCGTGTCCTTGATCCGGTGCTGCGCGCGGTCAAGGGCCTGCGCGTGGTCATGGAACATGTCACCACCAAGGACGGTGTGGAGTATGTGAAATCGCAGGGCGAGGACATGGGCGCCACGATCACCACGCACCATCTGATCATCAACCGCAACCACATCCTCGTGGGCGGGATCAAGCCGCATTACTACTGCCTGCCGGTGGCCAAACGCGAGGTGCACCGCCTTGCGCTGGTCGAGGCCGCAACCTCGGGCAACCCGCATTTCTTCCTCGGCACCGACTCGGCCCCGCATACCGATAACGCCAAGGAAAACCCCTGTGGCTGCGCGGGCTGCTTTACCGCGACCAATACGATGGCGCTTCTGGCCCATGTCTTCGAGGCCGAGGGCAAACTGGAGAACCTTGCTAAATTCGCAAGCGAGAATGGCCCCGCCTTCTACCGCCTGCCGGTGAATGCCGCCACGCTGACGCTGACCAAGACCGATGAGGCCGCCCAATGGCCCGCCAAGATCGCGGTCGAAGACAGCCCCGTGACTGTGTTTGATCCGGGCTTCCCCTGCTTCTGGCACGTCCAAGACTGA
- the radA gene encoding DNA repair protein RadA, translating to MAKNILSYTCTACGAVHRKWNGKCDACGEWNTLIEEAPLSAGPKGKTLGSTKGRVIGLTTLADEEAPPPRTCSGMAEFDRVLGGGLVPGSAILVGGDPGIGKSTLLLQAVARFAQTGLKCLYISGEEASSQVRMRAQRLGLADAPVRLGAETNLRDILTTMETESPDLVIIDSIQTMWADNVESAPGSVSQVRAACHELVSFAKKRACSVILVGHVTKEGQIAGPRVVEHMVDTVLYFEGERGHQFRILRAVKNRFGPAAEIGVFEMTGGGLAEVTNPSALFLSERGQAAPGSAVFAGIEGTRPVLTEIQALVAPSTLASPRRTVVGLDSGRISTIIAVLESRCGIPFTGLDVFLNVAGGMKVTEPAADLAAAAALLSAREDTALPADMVIFGEISLSAALRPVGQAENRLKEAAKLGFSQAIAPSGTKTEGGDGIALRKLPDLVTFVGDMFGAG from the coding sequence ATGGCAAAGAACATCCTCTCCTATACCTGCACCGCCTGTGGCGCCGTCCATCGCAAATGGAACGGCAAATGTGATGCCTGCGGCGAATGGAACACCCTCATCGAAGAGGCCCCGCTTTCGGCAGGCCCCAAGGGCAAAACCCTCGGCTCTACCAAAGGCCGCGTGATCGGGTTGACCACCCTGGCCGATGAAGAGGCCCCGCCGCCGCGTACCTGTTCCGGCATGGCCGAATTCGACCGCGTGCTGGGCGGCGGCCTCGTGCCCGGCTCGGCCATTCTGGTGGGCGGTGATCCCGGCATCGGGAAATCCACGCTGCTGTTGCAGGCGGTGGCGCGCTTTGCCCAGACCGGCCTCAAATGCCTCTATATCTCGGGCGAGGAAGCCTCTAGCCAGGTCCGCATGCGCGCCCAGCGTCTGGGGTTGGCCGATGCGCCGGTGCGGCTGGGGGCGGAGACCAACCTGCGCGACATCCTCACCACGATGGAAACCGAATCCCCCGATCTGGTGATCATCGATTCGATCCAGACCATGTGGGCCGATAATGTCGAATCGGCTCCGGGCTCGGTCAGCCAGGTCCGTGCCGCCTGTCACGAGCTTGTCAGCTTTGCCAAGAAACGCGCCTGTTCGGTCATTCTGGTGGGCCATGTCACCAAGGAAGGCCAGATCGCAGGCCCGCGCGTGGTCGAGCATATGGTCGATACGGTCCTCTATTTCGAGGGCGAGCGCGGGCATCAGTTCCGCATCCTGCGCGCGGTGAAAAACCGCTTTGGCCCTGCCGCCGAAATCGGCGTCTTCGAGATGACCGGTGGCGGTCTGGCCGAGGTCACCAACCCCTCGGCGCTCTTCCTGTCCGAACGTGGCCAAGCCGCCCCCGGATCGGCGGTTTTTGCAGGGATAGAAGGCACAAGGCCCGTCTTGACCGAGATTCAGGCCCTTGTCGCCCCCTCCACCCTGGCCAGCCCGCGCCGCACGGTGGTGGGGCTTGATAGTGGCCGAATCTCGACCATCATCGCGGTGCTCGAAAGCCGCTGCGGCATCCCCTTCACGGGCCTTGATGTCTTTCTCAATGTCGCAGGCGGCATGAAGGTCACCGAACCTGCCGCCGATCTGGCCGCCGCCGCCGCCCTTCTGAGTGCCCGCGAAGACACAGCCCTGCCCGCGGATATGGTGATTTTTGGCGAAATCAGCCTGTCTGCGGCGCTGCGTCCGGTGGGTCAGGCGGAAAACAGGTTGAAAGAGGCGGCAAAACTTGGTTTCTCACAAGCCATTGCTCCTTCCGGCACCAAAACCGAAGGGGGCGACGGGATCGCCCTGAGGAAACTCCCCGATCTCGTGACATTTGTCGGAGACATGTTCGGCGCCGGTTGA
- a CDS encoding cell division protein ZapA, translated as MAEVTVTIGGRDFEVACQNGEEAYLRSAAGMLDREASVLIGQIGRIPEVKMLLMSGLMLADRTAAVEDEIAAMRVEMTKLQAELAEARANVTQVEVPVLPPEMSEALAEIAARAEALADNIEDVL; from the coding sequence ATGGCTGAAGTCACGGTCACAATCGGTGGGCGCGATTTTGAAGTCGCCTGCCAGAATGGCGAGGAAGCCTATCTGCGTTCGGCGGCAGGTATGCTTGATCGCGAGGCCAGCGTGCTGATCGGGCAGATCGGGCGCATTCCCGAAGTGAAAATGCTGCTGATGTCGGGGTTGATGCTGGCGGACCGGACGGCGGCTGTCGAGGACGAGATTGCCGCGATGCGTGTCGAGATGACCAAGCTTCAGGCCGAACTGGCCGAGGCGCGCGCCAATGTGACTCAGGTCGAGGTGCCGGTTTTGCCACCGGAGATGTCCGAGGCGCTGGCCGAGATTGCCGCCCGTGCCGAGGCCTTGGCCGATAATATCGAAGACGTTCTGTGA
- the alr gene encoding alanine racemase, with amino-acid sequence MASSLLHIDLDAIASNWKALDAKSGPATQTAAVVKADSYGLGADRVARTLLRQGAKTFFVALAEEGAKLRQAIGDGPEIFILSGHMAGDCDMIADLDLTPVLNSPEQVKRHMDVLPEATFGIQLDTGMNRLGLEDADWRALAPSLLEKSPSLIMSHLACSDEPHTGMNERQLAEFTRMTDGTGLRRSLSATGGLLYGKDYHFDLVRPGIGLYGGRPYTDATPVVTLSLPVIQTRIVEAGETVGYGNTWQAERRSHVATVSAGYADGISRRLSNNATLWAGDTACPLIGRVSMDLITVDITDLDGTPEEMDLLNAHQGVDALADLIGTIGYEVLTSLGARYQRRYSETLG; translated from the coding sequence ATGGCAAGCTCACTTCTTCACATCGACCTCGACGCCATCGCCTCCAACTGGAAGGCTCTGGACGCCAAATCCGGCCCCGCGACGCAGACTGCCGCCGTGGTGAAAGCCGATTCCTACGGATTGGGGGCGGACCGTGTGGCCCGCACCTTGTTGCGCCAAGGCGCAAAGACCTTCTTCGTGGCCTTGGCCGAGGAAGGCGCGAAACTGCGCCAAGCGATTGGCGACGGGCCGGAAATCTTCATCCTGTCCGGCCATATGGCAGGCGACTGCGACATGATCGCCGATCTCGACCTGACACCGGTGCTGAATTCGCCCGAACAGGTCAAACGCCATATGGACGTGCTGCCCGAAGCCACCTTCGGCATCCAGCTCGACACCGGCATGAACCGCCTTGGTCTGGAAGATGCCGACTGGCGGGCCCTGGCGCCGAGCCTTCTGGAAAAATCGCCCAGCCTGATCATGAGCCACCTCGCCTGCTCGGACGAACCCCATACCGGCATGAATGAACGCCAGCTGGCGGAATTCACCCGCATGACCGATGGCACCGGCCTGCGCCGCTCGCTTTCGGCCACGGGCGGGCTGCTCTATGGCAAGGACTACCATTTCGACCTCGTGCGCCCCGGCATCGGTCTTTACGGCGGACGGCCCTATACCGACGCCACGCCGGTGGTCACGCTCTCGCTCCCCGTCATCCAGACGCGGATCGTCGAGGCGGGCGAAACGGTGGGCTATGGCAACACATGGCAGGCCGAACGCCGCAGCCATGTGGCCACGGTCTCGGCAGGCTATGCCGATGGCATCAGCCGTCGCCTGTCCAATAACGCCACCCTGTGGGCCGGAGACACCGCCTGCCCGCTGATCGGGCGTGTCTCGATGGACCTGATCACCGTCGATATCACCGATCTCGATGGCACCCCCGAGGAGATGGATCTGCTCAATGCCCATCAGGGCGTCGATGCGCTGGCCGACCTGATCGGCACCATCGGCTACGAGGTCCTCACCTCGCTCGGGGCCCGCTATCAGCGCCGCTATAGCGAAACGCTCGGCTAA
- a CDS encoding replicative DNA helicase translates to MNEISAVRNDQIDQNGAQDADPVPHNIEAEQQLLGAILTNNDIYDRIAQVVKADHFYEPVHRRIYETAVARIQKNALASPVTLKGYLEDDSGLKELGGPAYLARLAGAAISAYAARDYAQMIHDLALRRELINVGRELSASASKLDVGQEAEQLIVQTEGALYKLAESGTAEKGFVSFLKAVTEAVQSANAAYQREGGLAGISTGLRDLDKKMGGLHPSDLIILAGRPSMGKTSLATNIAFNIAKAYKRGQKHDGTEGAIEGGCVGFFSLEMSAEQLAARILSEAAEVPSEQIRRGDMSEQEFRRFVEAAKSLETCPLYIDDTPALPIAQVAARCRRLKRTHGLDVVIVDYLQLLRGSGRGDNRVQEIGEISMGLKAIAKELNIPVIALSQLSRTVESRDDKRPQLSDLRESGSIEQDADVVMFVYRDEYYKEREKPGDHELEKMAAWQQLMEQVHGKAEIILGKQRHGPIGSVEVAFEGRFTRFSDLAKAWQGDGADGF, encoded by the coding sequence ATGAACGAGATCAGCGCAGTCCGTAACGATCAGATCGACCAGAATGGCGCGCAGGACGCCGATCCGGTTCCGCATAATATCGAGGCGGAACAACAGCTTCTGGGCGCAATCCTGACCAATAACGATATCTACGACCGTATCGCCCAAGTGGTGAAGGCCGATCATTTCTACGAACCCGTCCACCGCCGCATCTATGAGACCGCCGTGGCGCGGATCCAGAAGAACGCGCTGGCCTCTCCGGTCACGTTGAAGGGCTATCTGGAAGACGACAGCGGGCTGAAGGAACTGGGCGGTCCGGCCTATCTGGCGCGTCTGGCAGGGGCTGCGATCTCGGCCTATGCGGCGCGCGATTATGCGCAGATGATCCATGATCTGGCGCTACGGCGCGAGCTGATCAATGTGGGGCGCGAACTGTCCGCCAGCGCCTCGAAGCTGGATGTAGGGCAAGAGGCCGAACAGCTGATCGTGCAGACCGAGGGCGCGCTTTACAAGCTGGCCGAGTCGGGCACCGCCGAGAAGGGCTTTGTCTCCTTCCTCAAGGCCGTGACCGAGGCCGTGCAATCGGCCAATGCCGCCTATCAGCGCGAGGGCGGCCTTGCGGGGATTTCCACCGGCCTGCGCGATCTGGACAAGAAGATGGGCGGGTTGCACCCGTCTGACCTTATCATCCTTGCAGGGCGCCCCTCGATGGGGAAGACCTCGCTTGCCACCAATATCGCCTTCAACATCGCCAAAGCCTATAAGCGCGGGCAGAAACATGACGGCACCGAAGGCGCCATCGAGGGCGGCTGCGTGGGCTTCTTCAGCCTCGAGATGTCGGCCGAACAGCTGGCCGCCCGTATCCTGTCGGAAGCCGCCGAAGTGCCCTCCGAACAGATCCGCCGTGGCGATATGTCCGAACAGGAATTCCGCCGCTTCGTCGAGGCCGCGAAATCGCTGGAGACCTGCCCGCTTTATATCGATGACACCCCCGCCCTGCCGATTGCGCAGGTCGCCGCCCGCTGCCGCCGCCTGAAGCGGACACATGGGCTTGATGTGGTAATTGTCGACTACCTGCAGCTTCTGCGCGGCTCGGGGCGTGGCGATAACCGCGTGCAGGAAATCGGCGAGATCTCTATGGGGCTCAAGGCGATTGCCAAAGAGCTCAACATCCCCGTGATCGCGCTCTCGCAGCTCAGCCGGACGGTGGAAAGCCGTGACGACAAACGCCCGCAGCTCTCGGATCTGCGGGAATCGGGCTCGATCGAACAGGACGCCGATGTGGTGATGTTCGTCTATCGTGACGAATATTATAAAGAACGCGAGAAACCCGGCGATCACGAGCTGGAAAAGATGGCCGCTTGGCAACAGCTTATGGAACAGGTCCACGGCAAGGCCGAGATCATCTTGGGCAAGCAGCGCCACGGGCCGATCGGCTCGGTCGAGGTCGCCTTCGAGGGCCGCTTCACGCGCTTCTCGGATCTGGCCAAGGCCTGGCAGGGCGACGGCGCGGACGGGTTCTGA
- a CDS encoding CvpA family protein produces the protein MDGFTIVDAIVAVIIILSAILAYSRGFVREALAILGWIAAAVLAYIFADAARPLIAQIPMLDKFLAGSCELATIGGFAAVFAIALIVMSFITPLFASAVQRSALGGLDQGLGFLFGVLRGIVLVAVAFVVYDRVMVNEAMPVIDDSRSAKVFSRMSGQMDESMPQDAPGWITARYEQLVSTCPAPVEAPSETTIEQ, from the coding sequence ATGGACGGGTTTACCATCGTCGACGCCATCGTGGCGGTTATCATCATCCTGTCGGCCATTCTGGCCTATAGCCGTGGCTTCGTGCGCGAGGCGCTGGCCATCCTCGGCTGGATTGCTGCCGCCGTGCTGGCCTATATCTTTGCCGATGCGGCCCGCCCGCTGATCGCGCAGATCCCCATGCTGGACAAGTTTCTGGCCGGAAGCTGCGAATTGGCGACCATTGGCGGTTTCGCAGCGGTCTTTGCCATCGCGCTGATCGTGATGAGCTTCATCACCCCCCTCTTTGCCTCGGCCGTACAGCGCTCGGCGCTTGGCGGGCTGGATCAGGGTCTGGGTTTCCTCTTCGGCGTCCTGCGCGGGATCGTGCTCGTGGCGGTGGCCTTCGTGGTCTATGATCGCGTCATGGTCAATGAGGCGATGCCGGTGATCGACGATTCGCGTTCGGCGAAAGTGTTCTCGCGCATGTCGGGCCAGATGGACGAATCGATGCCGCAGGATGCGCCGGGCTGGATCACCGCACGCTATGAGCAGCTTGTTTCAACCTGCCCCGCACCGGTCGAGGCCCCTTCCGAGACCACGATCGAGCAATAA
- a CDS encoding MliC family protein translates to MTVQAAVVRGGKGVAACAAFGLLAVAAKAEDLPQPVRYHCDRQSEISAVYVNTVAPPLVVLWAEGHQVVLPSGPTGSGARYALERGYVWHTKGSEAFLAWQDDRGERVLSQCKAQRE, encoded by the coding sequence GTGACCGTGCAAGCGGCTGTCGTTCGGGGCGGGAAGGGTGTTGCAGCCTGTGCCGCGTTCGGGCTTCTGGCGGTTGCAGCCAAAGCCGAGGATCTGCCGCAGCCTGTGCGCTACCATTGTGACCGGCAGTCCGAAATTTCGGCGGTCTATGTCAACACCGTTGCTCCGCCGCTGGTGGTGCTCTGGGCGGAAGGGCATCAGGTCGTTCTGCCCTCCGGTCCCACCGGCTCCGGTGCACGCTATGCGCTGGAACGTGGTTATGTCTGGCACACCAAAGGGTCCGAGGCCTTTCTGGCGTGGCAGGATGACAGGGGCGAGAGGGTGCTGAGCCAATGCAAGGCTCAGCGAGAGTAG
- the purF gene encoding amidophosphoribosyltransferase, with protein MNDLPQHFLSHPFDDDKLKEECGVFGVVGVKDAANFVALGLHALQHRGQEAGGIVAHDPEHGFNSAHRFGYVRDNFTKASLMETLPGPIAIGHVRYSTAGKKGAVIRDIQPFFGEFSLGGAAVAHNGNLTNADQLRRELIEMGAIFQSSSDSECIIHLMARSIQKRHADRIADALRRVEGAFSVVAMTRTKLIGVRDPLGVRPLVLGRLGDNGFALSSETCGLDIIGAEFVREIEPGEMVVIENGLVKSSRPFAPAKSRFCIFEHVYFSRPDSQYGGRSVYETRRQIGVELAREAPVEADLVCPVPDSGTPAAIGFSQESGIPFALGITRNQYMGRTFIEPTEQIRNMGVRLKLNVNKALIKGKRVILVDDSVVRGTTSRKIKDMILDAGAKEVHFRIASPPTAWPCFYGVDTPDRSKLLAAKMSEDEMRDWIGVDSLKFISLDGLYRAAGEAEGRNKENPQYCDACFSGEYPISPADQLAKGFRMKTAAE; from the coding sequence ATGAATGATCTGCCCCAGCATTTCCTTTCCCATCCTTTTGACGATGACAAGCTGAAGGAAGAATGCGGCGTCTTTGGCGTTGTCGGCGTGAAAGACGCTGCCAACTTTGTGGCTCTTGGCCTGCATGCGCTTCAGCACCGCGGTCAGGAAGCAGGCGGCATCGTCGCCCATGACCCCGAACACGGGTTCAACTCGGCCCACCGCTTCGGCTATGTGCGCGACAATTTCACCAAAGCCTCGCTGATGGAAACGCTGCCCGGCCCGATCGCCATCGGCCATGTGCGCTATTCCACCGCTGGCAAGAAAGGCGCTGTCATCCGTGACATCCAGCCCTTCTTCGGGGAATTCTCGCTGGGTGGTGCGGCGGTGGCTCATAACGGCAACCTCACCAATGCCGACCAGCTGCGCCGCGAGCTGATCGAGATGGGCGCGATCTTCCAGTCCAGCTCGGATTCGGAATGTATCATCCACCTGATGGCGCGGTCGATCCAGAAGCGCCATGCCGACCGTATCGCCGACGCGCTGCGCCGCGTCGAGGGTGCTTTCTCGGTGGTCGCCATGACCCGCACCAAACTGATCGGTGTGCGTGATCCCTTGGGCGTGCGCCCGCTGGTTCTGGGCCGTCTGGGCGACAATGGCTTCGCGCTGTCGTCCGAGACCTGCGGTCTTGATATCATCGGCGCCGAATTCGTCCGCGAGATCGAACCGGGCGAGATGGTGGTGATCGAGAACGGGCTGGTGAAATCCTCCCGCCCGTTTGCGCCTGCCAAATCGCGCTTCTGTATCTTCGAGCATGTCTATTTCTCGCGCCCCGACAGCCAATATGGCGGCCGCTCCGTCTATGAGACCCGCCGCCAGATCGGCGTCGAACTGGCCCGCGAGGCTCCTGTGGAGGCCGATCTTGTGTGCCCCGTGCCGGATTCGGGCACGCCCGCGGCGATCGGCTTCAGCCAGGAATCGGGCATTCCCTTCGCATTGGGCATCACCCGCAACCAATATATGGGCCGGACCTTCATCGAACCGACCGAGCAGATCCGCAATATGGGTGTGCGCCTGAAGCTCAACGTCAACAAGGCGCTGATCAAGGGCAAGCGCGTCATTCTGGTGGATGACTCGGTCGTGCGCGGCACCACCTCGCGCAAAATCAAGGACATGATCCTGGATGCCGGTGCGAAGGAAGTGCATTTCCGCATCGCCTCCCCGCCCACCGCATGGCCGTGCTTCTACGGTGTGGATACGCCCGACCGCTCCAAGCTGCTGGCCGCCAAGATGTCGGAAGACGAGATGCGCGACTGGATCGGTGTGGACAGCCTGAAATTCATCTCGCTCGACGGTCTTTACCGTGCCGCGGGCGAAGCCGAAGGCCGCAACAAAGAGAACCCGCAATATTGCGATGCCTGCTTCTCGGGCGAATATCCGATCTCTCCGGCAGACCAGCTGGCCAAAGGGTTCCGGATGAAAACCGCAGCAGAATAA
- a CDS encoding DNA repair protein, whose protein sequence is MASQNPKSAQRGTVPEMAEANHLRRLARSRSDLADMVNTTISGLVLLLAFCALGQFLGSALGFLPWLHVPAQFGQSQIGHPQLGQAQLGQVAVADIGPWLQAGFAALVLLLALYLPAHNRVSRLERSHRNFHIGMQDVAHAYRLAHEADRAGAFTLSGEFDTMRERITWLRQHPDLPGLEPELLELAAQMSLQSRDLARIYSDANVARARDTLKARQQETDRLAQQIGLARKTCDEIGHWLSEVEAEERRVTREFQLLERDLAAILPALGYELEEQLPNVAPKRPQSSTKDSSNVVALPKPAELSPRRDRG, encoded by the coding sequence ATGGCGTCACAAAATCCGAAATCCGCACAGCGCGGAACCGTTCCGGAAATGGCGGAAGCAAACCATTTGCGCCGCCTCGCCAGAAGCCGCAGCGATCTGGCCGATATGGTCAACACCACGATCTCGGGGCTGGTCCTGCTTCTGGCCTTCTGCGCCCTTGGCCAGTTTCTCGGCTCGGCCCTCGGATTTCTGCCTTGGCTGCATGTGCCCGCACAGTTCGGGCAATCCCAAATCGGACACCCCCAACTCGGGCAGGCCCAACTCGGGCAGGTCGCAGTCGCGGATATCGGCCCGTGGTTACAGGCAGGCTTTGCCGCATTGGTCCTGCTTCTGGCTCTCTATCTGCCCGCACATAACCGCGTCAGCCGATTGGAACGCTCGCATCGCAATTTCCATATCGGCATGCAGGATGTGGCCCATGCCTACCGCCTTGCCCACGAAGCCGACCGCGCCGGTGCCTTCACCCTCTCCGGGGAATTCGACACCATGCGCGAACGGATCACATGGCTGCGCCAGCACCCCGACCTGCCCGGCCTCGAACCGGAACTGCTGGAACTTGCCGCCCAGATGAGCCTGCAATCGCGCGATCTTGCGCGCATCTACAGCGATGCGAACGTCGCCCGCGCCCGCGATACGCTCAAGGCCCGCCAGCAGGAAACCGACAGGCTGGCCCAGCAGATCGGACTGGCGCGCAAAACCTGCGACGAGATCGGCCACTGGCTGAGCGAGGTCGAGGCGGAAGAGCGCCGCGTCACCCGCGAGTTCCAACTCCTCGAACGCGATCTCGCCGCCATTCTGCCGGCGCTGGGATACGAACTGGAAGAACAACTGCCCAACGTCGCCCCCAAACGCCCCCAGAGCAGCACGAAAGACAGCTCGAATGTCGTAGCCCTGCCCAAACCCGCCGAACTTTCGCCCCGCCGCGATCGCGGCTAG